One Stigmatopora argus isolate UIUO_Sarg chromosome 12, RoL_Sarg_1.0, whole genome shotgun sequence genomic window carries:
- the LOC144085530 gene encoding rho GTPase-activating protein 29-like isoform X2, which translates to MLRKNSDGGGVKRVHAPAASRHLSDALMGSLSAGSTKTWDGGHRRRSHILLNDTHVDPALSCPPGVDPDYVMTLVNDVRWFANVLLHLKEALQSPEDQEGLRQVVQERLTELLRVLKAVIAKHQALNSVDILGKAGTLIAKVKGINFDNVRQDNREGTFSDIHVSIDTLAFTFGNVVSDFLMGDVDNGSGLGSPQTRRSRSFDNLVEPENYATEKNDLAGQDAPLSREEEVDLTLLKHDSGVESALLYAKAWSKYIKDLLVWMEKRVTMDLEYAKSYTKLAESAKSLMMQQDYMPFSDIYNTTFKNDLEYNQLLMQTATALHTNKFMQPLLARKNELDKLRKDLKERWQREQKKMHEADSILRKARALKAQRREEYQKARLSTSRSLEEQPNSGNKQVEKKRRFEEEALQKAEEAAEHYQSSVADAGVKKMDLANVKRTILTQIRETIFQCDLTLKAVTVNWFQMQHTQMASLPAHHQALSDSAKLYEPGECYSEFARRLPRNLPRERVHSDSISSDNPRFVFTKRSVGSSHSSHGNLSQASLTSGDVLSGDEVDSPSHRRPGIATRRSNSSTDIPGSRGQAPPLRAWTSGSPVSQGGMCSDSESAGGSSESRSMDSPSTSPGDFKRRLPRTPSTGTMSSADDLDEREPPSPLDNGLAEMVTETASSPGPFRNTQMSKAAQTHKFRKLRAPSKCRECDSLVVFHGAECEECSLACHKKCLETLAIQCGHKKLQGRLQLFGINFTQASKNSPDGIPFIIKKCTSEIESRALNIKGIYRVNGAKSRVEKLCQAFENGKDLVELSELSPHDISNVLKLYLRQLPEPLILYRHYNDFIGLAKEYQRVVVEEADARRRQEDQTQKPGGPSVYLNRVVLRIRDLLRQLPSANYRTFHFLVAHLNRVAEQAEENKMTASNLGIIFGPTLVKPRQADAEVSLSSLVDYPYQALMVELLVRHFQVVFDASPSDAAAAAAPHASPRLTPQEKLQRLSRHSASLTDIKENSKVYKRFSSVIPSSHILDEVQEVQPGTDATDSSAAVNGVAEGSSLRSSDRVDTAVSAPSTSKVQLRVHRARLSSRPLSVPLEHLPSPIEQAETEAEPLAEAPRVERTATHAGSSRVSAYYITPFIDTRAMQRRTWDRKYKHYDVTPRTAMIVAKLPGVSATSPPPPDGAVFPDNPCLASVKPTWTLKRDETTSDKPPRTLRPPPGTFYKPPMSRARTLPDWTTTTTTTTTTVTTVAAPGLVAATLQTQDSTDSAIDAGASSSPPQSPPPDSPEDPDPSDSKTLYQRLRPRRLQELEHREAHFV; encoded by the exons AGGACCAGGAGGGTCTTCGGCAGGTAGTCCAGGAGCGCCTGACTGAGCTGCTACGCGTTCTCAAGGCCGTCATTGCCAAACACCAGGCCCTCAACTCGGTGGACATTCTGGGCAAAGCGGGCACGCTCATCGCCAAAGTGAAAG GCATCAACTTTGACAATGTGAGGCAGGACAACCGAGAAGGCACATTCAGCGATATTCATGTGTCTATCGACACTTTGGCGTTTACGTTCGGAAATGT AGTTTCTGACTTCCTTATGGGAGATGTGGACAACGGTTCAGGGTTGGGgtccccccagaccagaagaagcaga tctTTCGACAACCTCGTGGAACCCGAAAACTACGCGACGGAGAAAAACGACCTTGCTG GACAAGATGCGCCTCTGTCGCGAGAGGAGGAAGTGGATCTGACCCTGCTGAAACATGACAGCGGGGTGGAGTCAGCCCTGCTCTACGCCAAAGCCTGGTCCAAGTACATCAAAGACCTCCTGGTATGGATGGAGAAACGAGTAACCATGG atttGGAGTATGCCAAAAGTTATACTAAATTAGCCGAGTCTGCCAAGTCGCTGATGATGCAGCAG GACTACATGCCCTTCAGTGATATTTACAACACCACCTTCAAGAATGACCTTGAATACAACCAACTGCTCATGCAAACCGCCACAGCGCTGCACACCAATAAATTCATGCAg CCTCTCCTGGCGCGAAAGAACGAATTGGACAAACTGAGGAAAGACCTCAAGGAGCGCTGGCAGAGGGAGCAGAAGAAAATG CACGAGGCCGACAGCATCTTGCGAAAGGCTCGAGCCCTGAAGGCTCAGAGACGAGAGGAGTATCAGAAAGCCCGCTTGTCCACCAGCCGCTCCCTGGAGGAGCAGCCCAACTCTGGCAACAAGCAGgtggagaagaagaggaggttTGAAGAGGAGGCCCTGCAGAAG GCTGAGGAGGCTGCGGAACATTACCAGAGCAGCGTGGCTGACGCGGGGGTCAAAAAGATGGACCTGGCCAACGTAAAACGCACAATCCTCACTCAAATTCGAGAGACCATCTTCCAGTGCGATCTTACACTCAAAGCG GTGACCGTCAATTGGTTCCAGATGCAGCACACGCAGATGGCGTCACTTCCTGCCCATCACCAGGCGTTGAGTGACAGCGCCAAGCTATATGAACCCGGCGAGTGCTACTCGGAGTTTGCGCGCCGCCTCCCCCGAAATTTGCCCAGAGAGCGCGTGCACTCCGACTCCATATCCTCCGACAACCCCAG GTTTGTCTTCACCAAGCGATCAGTGGGCAGCTCCCACTCTTCCCACGGCAACCTATCACAGGCCTCTCTCACGTCCGGCGACGTCCTCAGCGGCGACGAGGTGGACAGCCCGTCCCACCGTCGGCCCGGAATCGCCACACGCCGTTCCAACAGCAGCACCGACATCCCAG GGTCAAGGGGTCAAGCCCCGCCTCTCCGAGCGTGGACTTCGGGAAGCCCGGTGAGTCAGGGCGGGATGTGCAGCGACTCGGAAAGTGCGGGTGGCAGCAGCGAATCCCGGTCCATGGACTCCCCTTCTACCAGTCCAG GCGACTTCAAGCGACGCCTTCCCAGAACGCCCTCCACAGGCACCATGTCTTCTGCTGATGACTTGGATGAGAGAGAACCCCCCTCACCTCTGGATAATG GCCTGGCCGAGATGGTGACCGAAACGGCGAGCTCGCCCGGACCCTTCCGGAATACTCAAATGTCCAAAGCGGCGCAGACGCACAAATTCAGGAAGCTTCGAGCGCCGTCCAAATGCCGCGAGTGTGACAGTCTGGTGGTCTTCCACGGGGCCGAATGCGAGGAG TGCTCTCTGGCCTGCCACAAGAAGTGTCTGGAGACACTGGCCATCCAGTGTGGCCACAAAAAGCTGCAAGGCAGGCTGCAGCTCTTTGGCATCAACTTCACACAGGCGTCCAAAAACAGCCCTGACGGAATCCCCTTCATTATTAAAAAGTGTACGTCCGAGATTGAAAGCCGTGCCCTTAACATTAAG GGTATTTACCGGGTGAACGGTGCCAAGTCACGTGTGGAAAAGTTGTGCCAGGCCTTCGAGAATGGCAAAGACTTGGTAGAGCTGTCGGAGCTTTCGCCACACGACATCAGCAACGTGCTCAAGCTGTACCTGAGACAG TTACCAGAGCCGTTGATCCTTTACCGCCACTACAATGATTTCATCGGCCTGGCCAAAGAATACCAGCGCGTGGTGGTGGAAGAGGCCGACGCCAGGCGGCGCCAAGAAGACCAGACCCAGAAACCTGGCGGGCCCAGCGTCTACTTAAACCGGGTGGTCCTCCGCATCCGTGACCTGCTGCGCCAGCTGCCCAGCGCCAATTATCGCACCTTTCATTTTCTCGTCGCTCACCTCAACAG AGTGGCCGAGCAGGCAGAGGAGAACAAAATGACGGCGAGCAACCTGGGCATCATCTTCGGCCCCACGTTGGTCAAGCCGCGCCAGGCGGACGCCGAGGTGTCCCTCTCCTCCCTGGTGGACTACCCGTACCAGGCCCTCATGGTGGAGCTTCTGGTGCGACACTTCCAGGTGGTCTTTGACGCCTCGCCGTCGgacgccgctgccgccgccgccccccacGCCTCGCCCCGCCTCACGCCCCAGGAAAAGCTACAGCGCCTCAGCAGACACTCCGCCTCCTTGACGGACATCAAAGAG AATTCTAAAGTGTACAAGAGGTTCTCCTCCGTGATCCCGTCCTCTCACATTCTGGACGAGGTCCAGGAGGTCCAGCCGGGGACCGACGCCACGGACTCCTCGGCCGCCGTCAACGGCGTCGCCGAGGGATCGAGCCTCCGGAGTTCGGACCGCGTCGATACCGCCGTCTCCGCGCCGTCCACGTCGAAAGTCCAGCTCCGAGTGCATCGCGCCCGCCTGTCGTCCCGTCCCCTCAGCGTCCCTCTGGAACACCTTCCTTCTCCCATCGAGCAAGCCGAAACGGAGGCGGAGCCCCTGGCCGAGGCGCCGCGAGTGGAGCGGACGGCGACCCACGCCGGCTCGTCGCGAGTCAGCGCCTATTACATCACGCCCTTCATCGACACTCGGGCCATGCAGCGGCGGACTTGGGACAGGAAGTACAAACATTACGACGTGACGCCCAGGACCGCCATGATCGTGGCTAAGCTGCCCGGCGTCAGCGCCACTTCGCCGCCGCCTCCCGACGGCGCCGTGTTCCCCGACAATCCCTGCCTTGCATCCGTCAAACCCACTTGGACTTTGAAACGGGACGAGACCACATCCGACAAACCGCCCAGGACTCTGCGGCCTCCTCCGGGAACCTTTTACAAGCCCCCTATGAGCAGGGCCAGGACGCTTCCCGActggaccaccaccaccacgaccaccaccacAACGGTGACCACCGTAGCGGCACCCGGTCTCGTGGCCGCGACCCTCCAGACGCAGGACTCCACCGACAGCGCCATTGACGCCGGGGCCAGTTCGTCGCCCCCGCAGTCGCCGCCCCCCGACAGTCCCGAGGACCCGGACCCCAGCGACTCAAAAACCCTGTACCAGAGGCTACGACCGCGACGTCTGCAGGAGCTGGAGCACAGAGAGGCCCACTTTGTGTAA
- the LOC144085530 gene encoding rho GTPase-activating protein 29-like isoform X1, with the protein MLRKNSDGGGVKRVHAPAASRHLSDALMGSLSAGSTKTWDGGHRRRSHILLNDTHVDPALSCPPGVDPDYVMTLVNDVRWFANVLLHLKEALQSPEDQEGLRQVVQERLTELLRVLKAVIAKHQALNSVDILGKAGTLIAKVKGINFDNVRQDNREGTFSDIHVSIDTLAFTFGNVVSDFLMGDVDNGSGLGSPQTRRSRSFDNLVEPENYATEKNDLAGQDAPLSREEEVDLTLLKHDSGVESALLYAKAWSKYIKDLLVWMEKRVTMDLEYAKSYTKLAESAKSLMMQQDYMPFSDIYNTTFKNDLEYNQLLMQTATALHTNKFMQPLLARKNELDKLRKDLKERWQREQKKMHEADSILRKARALKAQRREEYQKARLSTSRSLEEQPNSGNKQVEKKRRFEEEALQKAEEAAEHYQSSVADAGVKKMDLANVKRTILTQIRETIFQCDLTLKAVTVNWFQMQHTQMASLPAHHQALSDSAKLYEPGECYSEFARRLPRNLPRERVHSDSISSDNPRFVFTKRSVGSSHSSHGNLSQASLTSGDVLSGDEVDSPSHRRPGIATRRSNSSTDIPEGSRGQAPPLRAWTSGSPVSQGGMCSDSESAGGSSESRSMDSPSTSPGDFKRRLPRTPSTGTMSSADDLDEREPPSPLDNGLAEMVTETASSPGPFRNTQMSKAAQTHKFRKLRAPSKCRECDSLVVFHGAECEECSLACHKKCLETLAIQCGHKKLQGRLQLFGINFTQASKNSPDGIPFIIKKCTSEIESRALNIKGIYRVNGAKSRVEKLCQAFENGKDLVELSELSPHDISNVLKLYLRQLPEPLILYRHYNDFIGLAKEYQRVVVEEADARRRQEDQTQKPGGPSVYLNRVVLRIRDLLRQLPSANYRTFHFLVAHLNRVAEQAEENKMTASNLGIIFGPTLVKPRQADAEVSLSSLVDYPYQALMVELLVRHFQVVFDASPSDAAAAAAPHASPRLTPQEKLQRLSRHSASLTDIKENSKVYKRFSSVIPSSHILDEVQEVQPGTDATDSSAAVNGVAEGSSLRSSDRVDTAVSAPSTSKVQLRVHRARLSSRPLSVPLEHLPSPIEQAETEAEPLAEAPRVERTATHAGSSRVSAYYITPFIDTRAMQRRTWDRKYKHYDVTPRTAMIVAKLPGVSATSPPPPDGAVFPDNPCLASVKPTWTLKRDETTSDKPPRTLRPPPGTFYKPPMSRARTLPDWTTTTTTTTTTVTTVAAPGLVAATLQTQDSTDSAIDAGASSSPPQSPPPDSPEDPDPSDSKTLYQRLRPRRLQELEHREAHFV; encoded by the exons AGGACCAGGAGGGTCTTCGGCAGGTAGTCCAGGAGCGCCTGACTGAGCTGCTACGCGTTCTCAAGGCCGTCATTGCCAAACACCAGGCCCTCAACTCGGTGGACATTCTGGGCAAAGCGGGCACGCTCATCGCCAAAGTGAAAG GCATCAACTTTGACAATGTGAGGCAGGACAACCGAGAAGGCACATTCAGCGATATTCATGTGTCTATCGACACTTTGGCGTTTACGTTCGGAAATGT AGTTTCTGACTTCCTTATGGGAGATGTGGACAACGGTTCAGGGTTGGGgtccccccagaccagaagaagcaga tctTTCGACAACCTCGTGGAACCCGAAAACTACGCGACGGAGAAAAACGACCTTGCTG GACAAGATGCGCCTCTGTCGCGAGAGGAGGAAGTGGATCTGACCCTGCTGAAACATGACAGCGGGGTGGAGTCAGCCCTGCTCTACGCCAAAGCCTGGTCCAAGTACATCAAAGACCTCCTGGTATGGATGGAGAAACGAGTAACCATGG atttGGAGTATGCCAAAAGTTATACTAAATTAGCCGAGTCTGCCAAGTCGCTGATGATGCAGCAG GACTACATGCCCTTCAGTGATATTTACAACACCACCTTCAAGAATGACCTTGAATACAACCAACTGCTCATGCAAACCGCCACAGCGCTGCACACCAATAAATTCATGCAg CCTCTCCTGGCGCGAAAGAACGAATTGGACAAACTGAGGAAAGACCTCAAGGAGCGCTGGCAGAGGGAGCAGAAGAAAATG CACGAGGCCGACAGCATCTTGCGAAAGGCTCGAGCCCTGAAGGCTCAGAGACGAGAGGAGTATCAGAAAGCCCGCTTGTCCACCAGCCGCTCCCTGGAGGAGCAGCCCAACTCTGGCAACAAGCAGgtggagaagaagaggaggttTGAAGAGGAGGCCCTGCAGAAG GCTGAGGAGGCTGCGGAACATTACCAGAGCAGCGTGGCTGACGCGGGGGTCAAAAAGATGGACCTGGCCAACGTAAAACGCACAATCCTCACTCAAATTCGAGAGACCATCTTCCAGTGCGATCTTACACTCAAAGCG GTGACCGTCAATTGGTTCCAGATGCAGCACACGCAGATGGCGTCACTTCCTGCCCATCACCAGGCGTTGAGTGACAGCGCCAAGCTATATGAACCCGGCGAGTGCTACTCGGAGTTTGCGCGCCGCCTCCCCCGAAATTTGCCCAGAGAGCGCGTGCACTCCGACTCCATATCCTCCGACAACCCCAG GTTTGTCTTCACCAAGCGATCAGTGGGCAGCTCCCACTCTTCCCACGGCAACCTATCACAGGCCTCTCTCACGTCCGGCGACGTCCTCAGCGGCGACGAGGTGGACAGCCCGTCCCACCGTCGGCCCGGAATCGCCACACGCCGTTCCAACAGCAGCACCGACATCCCAG AAGGGTCAAGGGGTCAAGCCCCGCCTCTCCGAGCGTGGACTTCGGGAAGCCCGGTGAGTCAGGGCGGGATGTGCAGCGACTCGGAAAGTGCGGGTGGCAGCAGCGAATCCCGGTCCATGGACTCCCCTTCTACCAGTCCAG GCGACTTCAAGCGACGCCTTCCCAGAACGCCCTCCACAGGCACCATGTCTTCTGCTGATGACTTGGATGAGAGAGAACCCCCCTCACCTCTGGATAATG GCCTGGCCGAGATGGTGACCGAAACGGCGAGCTCGCCCGGACCCTTCCGGAATACTCAAATGTCCAAAGCGGCGCAGACGCACAAATTCAGGAAGCTTCGAGCGCCGTCCAAATGCCGCGAGTGTGACAGTCTGGTGGTCTTCCACGGGGCCGAATGCGAGGAG TGCTCTCTGGCCTGCCACAAGAAGTGTCTGGAGACACTGGCCATCCAGTGTGGCCACAAAAAGCTGCAAGGCAGGCTGCAGCTCTTTGGCATCAACTTCACACAGGCGTCCAAAAACAGCCCTGACGGAATCCCCTTCATTATTAAAAAGTGTACGTCCGAGATTGAAAGCCGTGCCCTTAACATTAAG GGTATTTACCGGGTGAACGGTGCCAAGTCACGTGTGGAAAAGTTGTGCCAGGCCTTCGAGAATGGCAAAGACTTGGTAGAGCTGTCGGAGCTTTCGCCACACGACATCAGCAACGTGCTCAAGCTGTACCTGAGACAG TTACCAGAGCCGTTGATCCTTTACCGCCACTACAATGATTTCATCGGCCTGGCCAAAGAATACCAGCGCGTGGTGGTGGAAGAGGCCGACGCCAGGCGGCGCCAAGAAGACCAGACCCAGAAACCTGGCGGGCCCAGCGTCTACTTAAACCGGGTGGTCCTCCGCATCCGTGACCTGCTGCGCCAGCTGCCCAGCGCCAATTATCGCACCTTTCATTTTCTCGTCGCTCACCTCAACAG AGTGGCCGAGCAGGCAGAGGAGAACAAAATGACGGCGAGCAACCTGGGCATCATCTTCGGCCCCACGTTGGTCAAGCCGCGCCAGGCGGACGCCGAGGTGTCCCTCTCCTCCCTGGTGGACTACCCGTACCAGGCCCTCATGGTGGAGCTTCTGGTGCGACACTTCCAGGTGGTCTTTGACGCCTCGCCGTCGgacgccgctgccgccgccgccccccacGCCTCGCCCCGCCTCACGCCCCAGGAAAAGCTACAGCGCCTCAGCAGACACTCCGCCTCCTTGACGGACATCAAAGAG AATTCTAAAGTGTACAAGAGGTTCTCCTCCGTGATCCCGTCCTCTCACATTCTGGACGAGGTCCAGGAGGTCCAGCCGGGGACCGACGCCACGGACTCCTCGGCCGCCGTCAACGGCGTCGCCGAGGGATCGAGCCTCCGGAGTTCGGACCGCGTCGATACCGCCGTCTCCGCGCCGTCCACGTCGAAAGTCCAGCTCCGAGTGCATCGCGCCCGCCTGTCGTCCCGTCCCCTCAGCGTCCCTCTGGAACACCTTCCTTCTCCCATCGAGCAAGCCGAAACGGAGGCGGAGCCCCTGGCCGAGGCGCCGCGAGTGGAGCGGACGGCGACCCACGCCGGCTCGTCGCGAGTCAGCGCCTATTACATCACGCCCTTCATCGACACTCGGGCCATGCAGCGGCGGACTTGGGACAGGAAGTACAAACATTACGACGTGACGCCCAGGACCGCCATGATCGTGGCTAAGCTGCCCGGCGTCAGCGCCACTTCGCCGCCGCCTCCCGACGGCGCCGTGTTCCCCGACAATCCCTGCCTTGCATCCGTCAAACCCACTTGGACTTTGAAACGGGACGAGACCACATCCGACAAACCGCCCAGGACTCTGCGGCCTCCTCCGGGAACCTTTTACAAGCCCCCTATGAGCAGGGCCAGGACGCTTCCCGActggaccaccaccaccacgaccaccaccacAACGGTGACCACCGTAGCGGCACCCGGTCTCGTGGCCGCGACCCTCCAGACGCAGGACTCCACCGACAGCGCCATTGACGCCGGGGCCAGTTCGTCGCCCCCGCAGTCGCCGCCCCCCGACAGTCCCGAGGACCCGGACCCCAGCGACTCAAAAACCCTGTACCAGAGGCTACGACCGCGACGTCTGCAGGAGCTGGAGCACAGAGAGGCCCACTTTGTGTAA